Proteins encoded by one window of Bubalus bubalis isolate 160015118507 breed Murrah chromosome 4, NDDB_SH_1, whole genome shotgun sequence:
- the LOC102389076 gene encoding olfactory receptor 10AD1-like, which translates to WYSHCPIQCQLHYIYLSYKTFITTHPSCAIIAVFLGSSEYLALLYSCLSCFSCPLSSSRSKPVDLRNGSTVTEFILVGFKQSSSSTRALLFALFLALYSLAMAMNGLVIFITWTDPRLNSPMYFFLGHLSFLDVCFITTTIPQMLIHLIMKNHIVSFVSCMTQMYLVFYVGVAECILLAFMAYDHYVAICHPLAYAQIMSQQVCMSLVSIAWSFGLINGILLEYMSFQNPFCRDNHIENFFCEAPIVIALSCGDPQFSLRVIFADTIVVLLSPMVLIVISYARILASILGRNSSSGRGKTFSTCASHLTVVIFFYTSAMFSYMNPRSTHGPDKDKPLSLLYTIITPMCNPIIYSFRNKEMKGAMARALGRSSLSQAESV; encoded by the coding sequence TGGTACTCTCACTGCCCCATACAGTGCCAATTACATTACATTTACTTAAGTTACAAAACATTTATCACCACTCACCCATCTTGTGCTATTATAGCTGTGTTTCTGGGATCAAGTGAGTACCTTGCATTACTCTACAGCTGTCTCTCGTGCTTTTCCTGTCCTTTGTCCTCAAGCAGATCCAAGCCAGTGGACCTAAGGAATGGCAGCACCGTGACTGAGTTTATCCTCGTGGGCTTTAAGCAGAGCTCCTCTTCCACTCGAGCATTGCTCTTTGCCCTCTTCCTAGCCCTCTACAGCCTTGCCATGGCCATGAATGGCCTCGTCATCTTCATCACCTGGACAGACCCCAGGCTCAACagccccatgtacttcttccttggCCACCTGTCCTTCCTGGATGTCTgcttcatcaccaccaccatcccacaGATGCTAATCCACCTGATAATGAAGAACCATAttgtctcctttgtctcttgcATGACCCAGATGTACTTGGTCTTCTATGTGGGTGTGGCTGAGTGCATCCTCTTGGCTTTCATGGCCTATGACCATTATGTTGCCATCTGCCACCCACTGGCCTATGCCCAGATCATGAGCCAGCAGGTCTGCATGAGCCTGGTGAGTATTGCCTGGTCCTTTGGGCTGATCAATGGCATCTTGCTTGAGTATATGTCATTCCAGAATCCCTTCTGCAGAGACAACCACATAGAAAACTTCTTCTGTGAGGCCCCCATAGTGATTGCTCTCTCCTGTGGAGACCCCCAGTTTAGTTTGAGAGTCATCTTTGCCGACACCATTGTGGTGCTGCTCAGCCCCATGGTGCTCATTGTCATCTCCTATGCCCGCATCCTGGCCTCCATCCTGGGCAGGAACTCCTCCTCTGGTCGAGGCAAGACCTTCTCTACCTGTGCCTCCCATCTGACCGTGGTCATCTTTTTCTACACCTCGGCCATGTTCTCTTACATGAACCCCCGCAGCACACATGGTCCTGACAAAGACaagcctctctccctcctctacACCATCATCACCCCCATGTGCAACCCCATCATCTACAGTTTCcgaaacaaagaaatgaagggGGCCATGGCGAGGGCCCTTGGGAGAAGCAGCCTTTCCCAGGCAGAGTCTGTCTAG